A single window of Nicotiana tomentosiformis chromosome 1, ASM39032v3, whole genome shotgun sequence DNA harbors:
- the LOC138907829 gene encoding uncharacterized protein, translating into MIVSITHSKRLREDDITFTEENADGLLLPHNDALVISLNVLYFKIKCVLVDPGSSANIIKWRVYEQAKLTGSIILATKFLAGFNLASVTTKGEILLLTNAEEVMKTTLFEVVDGDMGYNIILGRPWLHEMKVVPSTYHQLLKFPTPKGIKQIRGDQPATREMSAILVSISKGKEHAS; encoded by the coding sequence ATGATAGTATCAATAACGCATAGCAAAAGGcttcgggaagacgatatcacttttacaGAAGAAAACGCAGACGGATTGCTGCTAccacacaatgacgcactggtaatttcaTTAAATGTGCTATATTTTAAGATTAaatgtgttctagtggatccaggaagttcagctAATATCATAAAATGGAGAGTATatgagcaagctaaactcaccggaagcattattctgGCCACAAAGTTCctcgccggattcaacctcgcaagtgtGACAACCAAGGGAGAAATTTTATTACTCACAAATGCTGAAgaagtaatgaaaacaactctcttcgaagtagtggatggtgatatgggatataacatcattctgggaaggccatggttgcacgagatgaaagttgtaccatcaacTTATCATCAATTgttgaagtttccaacgcccaaaggaattaagcagataaggggtgatcaaccgGCGACAAGGGAGATGAGTGCAATTTTGGTCTCCattagcaaaggaaaggaacacgCGTCATAG